In Sardina pilchardus chromosome 8, fSarPil1.1, whole genome shotgun sequence, the genomic window ACGATGTTAATCCTAGACGAAAACACAAGATGGTGGATGCCACTGGTCAGCTACAGGAGAGGATCTGCACCCAGCATGAGAAGCCTCTGGAGGTGTTTTGCCGTACAgatcaaacgtgtgtgtgtttgctctgtgtgATGGATGAACACAAAGGCCATGACACTGTGTCAGCGTCTGCAGGGAGAAAGGAGGAACAGGTAAGGACGGCAGTTTGGGTATAACTTGGCCATAGCTTACTTCAAATGTAACTAATTGGAACAGGCTATAGACTCATAGAATTTCATAAGACCGCAATAAAAACGTTTGTGTGCAGAGAGTGAATAACCATGAAATCATTTATCTGTattgaagtaggcctaggctaataaAACCAGATGGTCACGACAGCCTTCTCAGTAATCGGCTCATCATAATACACAGATCAACACCATAGCCTTGTGTTCAGGAGCTCACTATGATTAAGCAGCCCTTGAGGAATTGTCTAACATGTCCAATAGGCTAATTGTAACTGTAGTGTGGATGTGATTCATTTGTTCAACATAGACACACTTGGGAGAGACCCAGAGGAGATTTCAGCAGAGaatcctggagagagagaaggagctgcaggagctgaggaaggctgtggagacactcaaggtgagtaggcctactgaccaCAGGAGAGGACTAGCTGCCACTGTTTTAGGCCTCAGTTAGTGCTGAGTTAGTGCTGTTGTGCAGTTCGGGACTAGCGCTTTCTCCCAGTTAGCCAAAAGAGGAGTAATGCTCAGTCACCTTCTAGTTCCTCTAGTGCCACACTGCTTTGTGGAAGAGCTGAGTGAGGGCTGCTTCAGATGGatcatgtgtatttatgtgtctcGTTACGTATCAGAGTtctgcacagacagcagtggaggacaGTGAGAGGATCTTCACTGAGATGATCCGCTCCATTGAGAGAAGGCGCTCTGAGGTGACAGAGCTGATCAGAGGTCAGGAGAAGGCTGAGGTGAGTCAGGCTGAAGAACATCTGGAGCAACTGGAGCAGGAGAttgctgagctgaagaggagagatgctgagctggagcagctttcacacacagaggaccacATCCATTTCCTCAAGGTAACTGCTGATAGGTTATGAGGGCACAGGATGTGCTGATGGCATTAATCTACCTCATGCAGCACTTTAACCCCATGACCTTTCAGATCTGTttagaatgtttttgttctgctCACAAAAATTGAGTATGAGTATGTTGGGTTGTTATTTTCTTGACTCAAGTCGTAACTGAAGATAACAATGAACAGTATTTTCATACTGTCatttgctgtagcctatattgtatAAGCCTGTCTGCAAAAAATACCATGGAATACGTGATCTATGATCTACTGAGATCTAGTCTATATGATCTATCCCCAATATCTGATTTCTGACTAGTGCCGTATGCTCTGTAGTGATATTGTCTTtctttgtccttctctctctgtgatgtgtTTCTCTATTTAGACATTCCAGTCAGTGAGCAGCACACCTGAGACTAAAGCCGTGTCCAGTACCTGTGTTGACCAAAGCCTTTCTTTTGAGGCTGTGAAGAAATCTGTCTCCTCACTAAAGGGGCAGCTGGAGGATTTCTGCAAAGAGGAACTCATGAAGATATCTGCCGCAGGTTGGTCACACTCCTGATATTCCTGATGTATTACTGTGTATATGTTTTATACTGAAGTagatgtttgtgtacatttacaCCGCTTTAAATCAGTTGTTTATAATATGACTGGTTCTTTTACTATAGTGGCTAAAGTTCAGGCTATGTTGCTTCCTGAACCTACAACCAGAGAGGAATTCCTACAATGTGAGTGTCATTCTATGCAGCACATTATTCCAAAACACAATTGAAGATCAAGCTTTAATTTAACAcgtttaagagtcattgcatgagaaccaggcagaggttggaagatgggggtcggccaaattggctcatactttgtatatgtgataagtaaacacacacttaacattGAAGCATTCTGTCCTTTGTGTTGCATTCTCCATCATCAGATTCCTGTCACTTCACTCTGGATCCAAACACAGCTAATGGACTCCTCTatctgtctgaggggaacaggaggGTGGAGCGGAGCGATACGTCCCAGGCATATCCTGATCACCCAGAGAGATTTAATATGTATGCTGAGGTGCTGTGTAGGGAGGGTGTGTCTGGACGCAGCTACTGGGAGGTGGAGCGGAGTGGGAATGTTGATATAGCAGTCtcatataaaagcatcagcaggagGGGTCATGAGTCTTGGTTTGGAGGTAGTGACCAGGCCTGGATGCTGTGCACCtactgctccagctccagctgctcTTTCTATCACAGCAAAAAACAGACTaaactccctctagtggccagctccagaataggagtgtatgtggatcaCAGGGCAGGAACTCTGGCCTTCTACAATGTGTCTGACACAATGAccctcctgcacagagtccagaccacattcactcacacactctaccctgGGTTTTATATCTCAGGTGTGAAATCATCAGTGAAGCTGTTGTGAGTGTTGTCAGTTGGGTATTGGTCTGGTATGAGCTGCATGGCCCCTGCTGCAGTAGGAGGCATTAGTGGTTCAGCTTTGGGAACTGGGCTCAGACTcctcacagatacacagaggaagaggaaggatacgtagtgtagtgtagcataAATGTCCAAGTTCATATAATGGTCAGTATGGTATTGTAACATAAAAATGTAAGTTTGAATGTTTGCTTAAAGGTTTCAGGTTGTGGTTCGCTTGTACAAGTCTTACACAGTCGTGTGTTACCATTTGCACTAAGACAATATTTTTACAAAAAGTGTTTAACATTTCTTGTTTTACTACATTGATACAGACCAAGGAATACCAAAACACTCTGAATGTAATCAGCTGTGAATGTAAAGTCAGCGTCTGAttgtcctgtctgtctgcataaaTAAAGGTTTGTTTGCCATATGGGTCCTACTGTGTTCCCTGTTTGGCAGATGGTCATCCTGTGTGAAAGCAACAGAATATAAAGAAGCCTCACAGCCTCAGGAAACAATTCCATATAGCCTGCACcacaaacaaaaatgcaaatgcATTGAGCTGTTTTGTgtgatatttgaaataatatccACCCATgacaaaaacatatattttcagTGTAACATGAGGTAAGATGCCCAAGAAGGAACTCACAGAGAAATAATAACTGATAGCataaataactagaaaagcactcagagagcacagacctctgcctgtattgttcttcctaggttgtcatacatttgaacctaaactattccgatcgccaccatgtggccataccatgcaaTTACACGACTAATCgtaacacataaacggctccggaatcccgacggtgttacggatcaatcccataatttaatacatttcttccttgggtcatgtctgaccttccctgaaaatttcatcgaaatccatccattacttacAGAGccatcttgctaacagacagacaaacagacagacaaacaaactaacGCCGGTCCCTGATGACGGaggtaactagaaaagcactcagagagcgcagctacctccgcctgccgccttcttcctaggttgtcatacatttgaacctaaactattcagatcgccaccaaaCACTCCAGAACACAGATCCATAGCACTACCAAACACACTCCAGAACACAGATCCATAGCACTACCAAACACACTCCAGAACACAGATCCATAGCACTACGAAACACACTCCAGAACACAGATCCATAACACTACCAAACACACTCCAGAACACAGATCCATAGCACTACCAAACACACTCCAGAACACAGACCCAGAACCATAGGCGTAGCCACGGGTGGGCCCGGATGGGCCTGGGCCCGTCCACCTGTCAATCAGGCCCACCCAACTCTGTGCGTAACAAACGCAGAAACTTTCGTTTTACTAACTCAAAACTATATCGCTGACTGGTGTGGCATTTTCAGACGTGAATGAACAAGAGGAACATTGTGGCAATATTCTGATGTGATAGTTACCACTACCTGGCGCCCAACACCTACCCACGATTATAATAAAAATATGCTATATATTTTGCTCTACGTCAGATGCACTTAACGCTGCCATTCTCTCTCGTGCGCAAACCAAATGTGTGCGTTCCGAACAGCCcagctagcctaggctacgttaTTCTGGCTCATAAAGTTGaacaaatgcatgtagttattttacagaaagagataaatagctgggaagttatggtaggccaacatGGAGTGAATATACACAAGGAGATTCTTTCGGTACTCGTAGCTGAGCAGGCGCCACACGCATCTGCCAGGGCTTCAGCGTCATATTATTTAAAAGTAGACAGACGAAGCCTAGCTATTTGAAGCTAAACAAACGAATATCTGTAGTCCTATGAGTGCAGTTCATTAACCTGCTAATCAAAGTAGACGCAGCAGGTCTCAATGTCCCTTCGTTACAACTGCGGCTGATCTCTCCGACAAGATCATATTTAGAATTGCCTAAATTGTCACTATACGGTCGACTCAAATAAAATCTCCTACCCCGGGAATCAATGCTGTAAAGGACGTGAGAGAGTGCAGCTgggtccgtgtatgcttcgttcatttgatattcaattgagaatccaaaatccaaaaatcaaaaaatcacttgttatttcattatttgtttataaatgtgatacgaagaagcaaATAACGTTGTGTTTTACAGACTTTTGATTTcatggtcagatcaaaagtagaacatttaaaaaacggactcagggctaactgattttgatatttatttttttccgattgctgtgaccaGGAAGTCCATTCAAAGTCACTTCCTTGGTCTTTCAGTGCTCAGTGTTGCCAATTTAGTGACTTATTTGTTGCTAGCTTTAGCGACTTTTGGCAATTTTAGCGACAGAAAATATTGTCTGGCAAACCAGAACTTTGCGCAACTCAGTGTCATCGTTGAATCGTCAGAAAATCATCTCCCTTCTCGtgcctgttttcttgaacattgcattcgcccaaatcgttgctccatgattatagaagtagcctaatgattagtctgtagtagcctaggctatcaggccatgttattgcatggaagtaggctacagtgggttGACACACTGACGGtttgacgccgaaacgcgtttgtttttttaggcatggtgctacaataaagaattAAAAGATAACGAGTGAGTGCGGTTCTGAAGTGGCCACTTAATTCACGCACATTGAATTGTATTACAACTTatcgccacgaggtggcagtttaagtccgctgtagcattgccccggtgttatgtttgtatgtctgcttTTCCCCAACTACTGGTTTCTGTGCGCATGCTCGCGTTGCTCACAACAGCTGCAGGAGTTTTCTGTGccatcactacactacaaccactcggacgaaagacatgtgaaatataggctatgggctattttagcaaaaagtggaccacaacttcattcacaagcagagcaaacaatATTAGAAAAACCTAGATTGTCAGCTGAAGGgacgtttaaatagcctatagccttgGCTAACCATAGTCTTTAGGATAAATTGTGTATAGCCTATGGTAAAGTTATATTCGGACTGGtctgacagaa contains:
- the LOC134088446 gene encoding tripartite motif-containing protein 16-like, producing the protein MRLRKMAEATQSNQDLFTCPVCLDLLRDPVTLHCGHRYCTGCIKDCWDQEDQKGVYSCPQCRQTFTPRPVLNKKNIFAEVVEQYRKSRIQPVVPAPVVCAGAGDVECDVCTGRKLKAVKSCLECLVSYCETHYKAHNDVNPRRKHKMVDATGQLQERICTQHEKPLEVFCRTDQTCVCLLCVMDEHKGHDTVSASAGRKEEQTHLGETQRRFQQRILEREKELQELRKAVETLKSSAQTAVEDSERIFTEMIRSIERRRSEVTELIRGQEKAEVSQAEEHLEQLEQEIAELKRRDAELEQLSHTEDHIHFLKTFQSVSSTPETKAVSSTCVDQSLSFEAVKKSVSSLKGQLEDFCKEELMKISAAVAKVQAMLLPEPTTREEFLQYSCHFTLDPNTANGLLYLSEGNRRVERSDTSQAYPDHPERFNMYAEVLCREGVSGRSYWEVERSGNVDIAVSYKSISRRGHESWFGGSDQAWMLCTYCSSSSCSFYHSKKQTKLPLVASSRIGVYVDHRAGTLAFYNVSDTMTLLHRVQTTFTHTLYPGFYISGVKSSVKLL